A DNA window from Sphingomonas changnyeongensis contains the following coding sequences:
- a CDS encoding succinate dehydrogenase iron-sulfur subunit, translating to MAEFALPKNSVIRKDGKTFPAAPGATRVKRFKIYRYDPDSGENPRYDTFEVDLDSCGPMVLDALIKIKGEQDSSLTFRRSCREGICGSCSMNIDGRNTLACTKAIEDVKGDIRITPLPHMDVVKDLVPDFSHFYAQYASIQPWLKTVTPPPSGKERLQTPEDRAKLDGLYECILCACCSTSCPSYWWNSDKFLGPAILLQAYRWLADSRDEQTGERLDELEDPFRLYRCHTIMNCANVCPKGLSPAKAIAEVKKMVVERAI from the coding sequence ATGGCTGAGTTCGCGTTGCCCAAGAACAGCGTCATTCGCAAGGATGGCAAGACCTTCCCGGCCGCGCCGGGGGCGACGCGCGTCAAACGCTTCAAGATCTACCGCTACGATCCCGACAGCGGCGAAAACCCGCGCTACGACACGTTCGAGGTCGATCTCGACAGCTGCGGGCCGATGGTCCTTGATGCGCTCATCAAGATCAAGGGCGAGCAGGACAGCTCGCTCACCTTCCGCCGGTCGTGCCGCGAGGGCATTTGCGGCAGCTGCTCGATGAACATCGACGGGCGCAACACGCTCGCCTGCACCAAGGCGATCGAGGATGTGAAGGGCGATATCCGGATCACCCCGCTGCCGCATATGGACGTGGTCAAGGATCTGGTCCCCGATTTCAGCCATTTCTACGCGCAATATGCGTCGATCCAGCCCTGGCTGAAGACGGTGACGCCGCCGCCCTCGGGCAAGGAAAGGCTGCAGACCCCCGAAGACCGGGCGAAGCTCGACGGGCTGTACGAATGCATCCTGTGCGCCTGCTGCTCGACCTCGTGCCCGAGCTATTGGTGGAACTCCGACAAGTTCCTCGGCCCGGCGATCCTGCTCCAGGCCTATCGCTGGCTGGCCGACAGCCGCGATGAGCAGACCGGCGAGCGTCTGGACGAGCTGGAGGATCCGTTCCGCCTGTATCGCTGCCACACGATCATGAACTGCGCCAATGTCTGCCCCAAGGGGCTGAGCCCGGCCAAGGCGATCGCCGAGGTCAAGAAGATGGTCGTCGAACGCGCGATCTGA
- a CDS encoding PaaI family thioesterase, producing MAARAPAHDIDAAPDTDAAEALAAEIRHPAFIHDPHPDHPGWLRWELSDADRFNTALGPLIVRRDGDGRVRLRAFPARAQSNLSDNVHGGALLGMIDVALFATARLHGIVEAGVAVTLDLSTQFIAGAAIDRPLDLVSEVLRETGRLVFVRGLIEQQDAAGGTQICASYSGTIRKPARR from the coding sequence ATGGCAGCACGCGCCCCCGCGCATGATATCGACGCCGCGCCGGACACCGATGCGGCAGAGGCGCTTGCGGCCGAGATCCGCCATCCGGCGTTCATCCACGATCCGCATCCCGATCATCCGGGCTGGCTGCGCTGGGAATTGTCGGATGCGGACCGGTTCAACACCGCGCTCGGCCCGCTGATCGTCCGGCGCGACGGGGATGGCCGGGTGCGGCTGCGCGCCTTTCCGGCCCGCGCCCAGTCCAACCTGTCGGACAATGTGCATGGCGGGGCGCTGCTTGGCATGATCGATGTCGCGCTGTTCGCGACCGCGCGGCTGCACGGCATTGTCGAGGCCGGGGTGGCGGTCACGCTCGACCTGTCGACCCAGTTCATCGCCGGCGCGGCGATCGACCGGCCGCTCGACCTCGTCTCTGAGGTGCTGCGCGAAACCGGGCGGCTGGTGTTCGTCCGCGGGCTGATCGAGCAGCAGGACGCAGCCGGCGGGACGCAGATCTGCGCCAGCTATTCGGGAACGATCCGCAAGCCCGCGCGGCGCTGA